The sequence ACATTGAAACGTCCCCGTGTTTCAACTTATGAATACATAACATAGCTACTTTGCATTTTCAagtattatataaattaaatgtccattcttttatattttccaCAACAATTCTAattaactaaaatctaaaaatagtcAAATTAATACAAGTCACTATGGATTAACTCATATACTGGCTTTAGACGACTTTCCTTCATATTAGATGAAATTAATACAAGTCAGTCCCATATTAGTTGATCAACCTCCATCTTATATTACTTGATCACTTTCATTTTTACACGCTTcttaataaatcataaacaagAAGTATAGTTTTACTAATCTACCATTTAAAAGATGCTTTTTTGGAACTTTACAGACTTATTTTTAtactttcaaataaaattaatttaagggttaaaatggaaaaatttaattaattttattttgatttagtaaGTGGACAAGTAATTTGGGATATGTAGTTTTAGTAAGATGATCAACAAAtatgagacggaggaagtatgtATTCAAATGCTAGTTTTCTTAAACCGAGTAATATATGATTGAATCAATGTACAGAATAGCGGTAACAGATTGGAATGTACCTCAATCGGATTCTATCAATCCATTCCCCCTCTTCATCGACGTGCTCCTGTgcgtatatgtatgtatatatattgggaATGGAATTGAAATGATCAGACAAAAACGTGAGTGTGCGTGGAAAAGTGTGAGTGGAGGGGAGTCATTGGCTGTATGGTGTGAGCCTAAGAGGTGACACGAGAGTTTCTCACCACAAAGGATAAGAAGGAATCTCTTCATTGgtccatttatatatataagggGAGGCAAATCAACAAGCTAATCATTGTATGTATAGAGCTAATTAATTAGCAAGGAATTCAAGTAGTGTTATCTGTTAAATTAATCATGGCTTTTGCATTGGTATCATCACCATCACTTGTTTCTGTGTGTGACAAGACCTTTATTAAACCTTCTTCTCTCACCCCGCTTACTCGTAGACACCACAAGCTGTCTTTCATTGATCAATTGCACAGTAATATGTATATTCCTTTTGCGTTGTTTTATATATCCTAAAGTACAACAAAGAGAAGAGATCTCAAAGAATTCTCATGATGAACGACTTTCCCATATAGCTCACTTGCTACAAACATCTCTATCACAAACTTTAGTCTCTTACTATCCCTACGCTGGAAAATTGACAGACAATATAATGATACTATTGTTGATTGCAACGATACGGGAGCGGAGTTCTCGACTGTGCGAATAAAGTGTCCCATGtctgaaattcttgatcatcctCATGCAGAGAGTGTAGTTTTTCGCAAGGACTTGCCTTGGGCGAATAACTATGAAGGTGGTAATTTACTTGTGGCGCAAGTAAGTAAGTTTGATTGTGGGGGAATAGCTATCAGTGTATGTTTATCGCACAATATTGGTGATGGCTGCTATGTGCTTAATTTTGTTAATGATTGGTTTATATTACTCATGATCATAAGATGACAACTCTAGTTCGTTCTCCTAGATTTGTGGGAGATTCTATCTTCTCTCCAGAAAATTATGGTCCTCTTATCGCTCCACAACTTCTATCTGATGTCAGTAAGTGTGTACAAAAGAGATTCATTTTTCCTACGGTCAAAATAGATGCACTTCGAGCTAAGGTATAAATACTACCATTTACCCTACATTATTATCGGTCTTACACTATTTCGattttttaagaatatatttGATAGTATTGTgtgcataattaaaaaaaatgtgcaATACTGTATAACacttaaaactttttaatgaGATGATCACATGTTTCAACATGGTAACACAACAGGAAGAAGTCCTGAATTGTAGTCTCACATGTTCAAGCCTAATTGAATCTTCACTTAACAAGTCTTGATGATTAGCATTTGTTCAAACTACTCTTAAACGTAAGGTTGAAATTGAAAAGAATGAAGGATCATTAATAAATGTTTCTTGTTTTTTTAAGACGACAAAGAactgatattttgaaacaaattcAGTTTACTTACAAAAATGATTGACATTGAGTTGGGATTGAAGGTGGCAGCAGAATCAGGAGTAGAAAATCCAACAAGGGCAGAAGTTGTTAGCGCCCTTCTTTTCAAATGTGCAACAcaggcatcatcatcatcatcatcaatgctcCCATCAAAGTTGGTTCACTTCTTAAACATACGTGCTATGATCAAACCTCGTCTACCCCGAAATGTCATTGGAAATCTCTTATCTATTTTCTCCATAGAAGCAACTAACGAACAGGACATTGAGTTGCCAACGTTGGTTCGTAATTTAAGGAAGGAAGTTGAAGCAGCATACCAGAAAAACCAAGTCGAACAAAATGAACTGCTCCTAGAAGTAGTAGAATCAATGAGGAAAGGGAAAATGCCATTTGAAAATAAGGATGAATATGAGAATGTGTATTCTTGCAGCAACGTTTGCGGATATCCATTCTACAATGTGGATTTTGGATGGGGAAAACCTGTAAGAATGAGTATACCAAATGGTCCCTTCAAGAATCTATTCTTCTTGAATGATTATCAAACTGGCCAAGGCGTGGAGGCAAGGATAATGTTGCAGGAAAAACATAGGTCTCAATTTGAAAATGATGAGGAACTTCTTCAGTTTATTTCCTAATTAGTTCCCAATTGTTTAATTGGGAGTAATAGATTGGATTCTGTATCCATGGATTTCAATTCTGTTGTGCTTTATTTATCTTcctttaattaataattagtaGTCATATTTAGAGACggctcaataaaattagtggtttTATGTAAATGTCTCTATTATTGAATGAAATCAGTATTTGCATGTTCACCACATGTGCGTAAATACCTATATACATAAACATTCCTGAGGTTTCTACTCGTATACATACCCATCTTGTACTTTCAATATTATATAAACCTCCCTCTTTCATACTTTCTACAACAAAtctaattaaaatctaaaaatggtCAAAATTTCCCATGACAAGCTAAGTTGAGTGTATTAACAACTATATATATCTTATTTCAACTTTTTTATGATTGGATGCGTATATAAAAATAGAAACAGGGAAACTACAAAGAAATGAAAAGGTTTttaacttcttcctacttccatctTAAGTAGCTCTCCTTAATTTCATCTTCTCTTATTAAActtcttttcattttcatttttatttttactaattaattttctttttaagcaTACTTTAATGGAACAAAGTAGAAGTATATTCATGATCAATGAAATATGATGGTACTCTAGTTTTACAAGTGAATAGTCTATACGTGAATAATAGACTTGTCCATTATTAGATTTACACGAcaatataaaagaataaagattTCTCTACAATCAAGAGAAATATTTTCCTCACGATTTGTGAAATATTGTCACATACTTCTTGGAGATTAATTACATGACAAGAAATTTCATGTCCATATCAGAAAGAGGTGATTAATTTAATCGTGCTACAATCGAAGAAGACAACTTAAGAAATTAGAACAATAATATGGAATAATCTCCTAAACTcgttatttttcatttttcttaatgactattttagttatttcatttgTCACTTGAAAGGTATCAAATATCAAGCAGGAAAACAAAACACAGCATCACATAATTAACTACGAGTAAACACTCACCAGTTTTGAGTGCTGATTTATCAACATCAAATCAAGTGTAtgtatcttttttctctttgttttgatttCCCACAGGACCCGATAGTTGTTAATTGTATCGAAGCCGAACTAATTCGAATAAGAAAGTTCTAGTTTAAGGTTAATAACGAAAAAAATTGTTTTAGGTAATTTATGTATCTTAGTTGGGGCGAAGCTAGAGACCAAGGTATAGGTTCAACTAAACAAAATAATTTTGGTCCAAACTCTATATTTgtcttaagaaatttattaataTACAAGTTACTATAATGTAACTTAGAAAAGCTAGAATCCTGATGTCTTAGTCAGACTGAACATGAAGTTATGCAAGTAAAATacaatttttgaatcttgtatAGTCTCAAACTAAGAACTGTGTATTCACATaccaaaattattataaatcttGTAATCGTAAATATGCCATgtcaatttcatatgaaaaagtGGCGTTTAGGAtagaaaagaaatattaaaattaaagatagtTTTAAGACAAATGACAAACTAAGATGTTAATTTTTGGCTAAGGGCCTTTTGGTATATCTGAGATTAGAATCTAATTCTTCTCCTATcaaattctttgtttttttatatagaaaagGGGGGGAACTACTAAAAGATAGTAGTTAGAATCAATTAACCAATTTGATTACTTCAGTAGTTACATAATCTTAGTTTGTGACAAATTCCACAAGATTCACAGTGTAAAACTCAATAAGTTAATGGAGTTTTATCTTGAAATATCCAATAAGGCATTAGATACCAGCGGAGCCACTGAGAAATTGACATTCTTTTAGCCTATGAAACTCCGTTCTCTTCCCAAGAATTACAAAAACCTAAATGAAAACTATACCGCCTCTTAGCTTAGTTGTCTTACCCACCGAGGGGGTGTCGTAGGATCCCTCCATTTTTAATCAGAGAATTCGAGTTTGAATCCCGAAAATATAGAACCTCTTTCGCCCATAATTAGAGGTTTCACGCTTGCACCAAAAGAATATATATAGAAACATGTTCATGCGGTAGCATTATATATCCACTTTAGTGGATCTACCCAAAGCAAATTTGAATTAGTCGAGTCAGTGAATTTCTGATAGCGAATACTTGGAAGTGCAAAGTCTTACACACTAAAAAAAAGAAGCTTAGTTGTCCTTGTTGCAAGAttctttaattgagtctttataTGAATACTAAAAACTGCACAACCAAGGATTGAGTATAAAAGTTTCTTtcttgtgtgtgtgtatatatatatatatgcatgtattttgAAGTTGGCAATACATCAAAGGCTTTGTTCATATTAAGAAAATTATCATGGCTGTAGCTCCATCACAACTTGTTTCATCAATTACTGAAAAACTCATTGTCAAGCCATCTTTTCCCACcccttctccacttaaatacCACAAGCTCTCGTTCATCGACCAATCGCTAAGTCACTTGTACATTCCTCTAGTTTTTTTCTACTCTAAGCAACAACAAGAGGTGAATAACAACATTGCAAGTATCCATGATCTTGATCAAGTAGCTAACAAGCTACAAAACTCATTAGCAACAACTTTATCAGCTTACTATCCCTATGCTGGAAGCATGAGAGACAGTGCCACGATTGAATGCAATAATGGGGGAATCGAGTTTATGAACGTTCAAATAAAGTGTCCCATGTCTGAAATGCTGAACAACCCTCATGACTATGCAGAAGGCAATATATTCATGAAAGACTTACCTTGGAAGAATTCGTTCAATGGAAGCCTACTCGTGGCTCAGTTAAGCCGATTTGATTGTGGAGGAATAGCAATCAGCGCGTGTCTGTCGCACAAAGTTGGTGATGGTGCCTCTGTGGCAAGTTTTTTCTATGATTGGGCTAAAGTAACTCGATATCCAAATCAAATCCCTCGTCCCCAGTTCATTGGTGATACATTTTTCCCAACCCCAAATGGACCTTTGATTGCACCATTGATTGATTCCAAGCTGGAAAAATGTGTTCACAAAAAGTTCCATTTCTCTGCCTCCAAATTACAGGACCTTAGAGCGAAAATAGCAGCTGAAGCAGGCGTCAAAAATCCAACACGCGCAGAAGTTGTGAGTGCACTTCTATTCAAATCTGCTGCAAAGGCTGCATCAAAAATCAATAACACTTCGTTCAGGCCATCTAAATTGGAGAATTATGTTGATATACGCCCAATGACAACTCCCCCTTTATCGCGAAATTTTATAGGAAATCTCCTCACCGTGACTTCCACATCAGCAAGTCACGATGAGGAGATGGAGCTGCCAAGATTGGTTCGCGAATTCAGGAAGGAATTCGAGCTGCTTTTCAAGAAAGATCCTGTTCAGCATAATTTATTGGTGTTGAAACTACTTGAAACAATGGAATCACCATACGCGATGGATGAATTCGACACTTACTACTGCAGCAACATGTGCAAGTTTTCTGGTTATAGCATAGATTTTGGATGGGGGAAACCAGAAAGAGTGTGTGCACCAATGGGTCCATTCAAGAATTTCTTTATATTGAGTGCTGATCAAAGTATGGATGGTGTTGAAGCTATGGTAACTTTAGAAGAACAACACATGTTGGCATTTGAATGTGATGAAGAGCTATTGGAGATTGCT comes from Capsicum annuum cultivar UCD-10X-F1 chromosome 2, UCD10Xv1.1, whole genome shotgun sequence and encodes:
- the LOC107861279 gene encoding acyltransferase Pun1; protein product: MAVAPSQLVSSITEKLIVKPSFPTPSPLKYHKLSFIDQSLSHLYIPLVFFYSKQQQEVNNNIASIHDLDQVANKLQNSLATTLSAYYPYAGSMRDSATIECNNGGIEFMNVQIKCPMSEMLNNPHDYAEGNIFMKDLPWKNSFNGSLLVAQLSRFDCGGIAISACLSHKVGDGASVASFFYDWAKVTRYPNQIPRPQFIGDTFFPTPNGPLIAPLIDSKLEKCVHKKFHFSASKLQDLRAKIAAEAGVKNPTRAEVVSALLFKSAAKAASKINNTSFRPSKLENYVDIRPMTTPPLSRNFIGNLLTVTSTSASHDEEMELPRLVREFRKEFELLFKKDPVQHNLLVLKLLETMESPYAMDEFDTYYCSNMCKFSGYSIDFGWGKPERVCAPMGPFKNFFILSADQSMDGVEAMVTLEEQHMLAFECDEELLEIASPISSF